One Brevibacterium spongiae DNA segment encodes these proteins:
- a CDS encoding GTPase produces MNSSAQTEIRRLAEGIRHSLSLDDGKLAGEVRTDAQNLLDRAEDRLGLGEDFTVVAFAGSTGSGKSSLFNAVAGLDIARVGVRRPTTSRPTACVWGDGGNDVLDWLHVPERSRTWRESALDGDDQRRLHGLILLDLPDHDSTAVAHRVESDRLVGLVDVVFWVVDPQKYADFSLHSDYLTKLAENSANMVVVLNQIDKLSVEEQKAASDHLAQLLQEDGLRETNVRISSAVTREGIPELRSILADTVDSNDAAAERLLADMQSMAKRIRKELGEPVAPPDELPGASRLVETMSDAAGVEAVAQTVHDDYIRRAYRKTGYPVLAWMQRNAPDPLGAKHGQDRDELVRASVPATTKAQSAHVRLMAHELITESVSTMPRAWQNDAAAAEKRSTDELSDNLDSAVTAVEITRRTPGWWSLANTLQIVFFIATIIGIIGVVASALVAAIGSGTLPTWCWVVSIGLLVLGVIGSVITSLMAKSARNRGAREAADEVDGRLRDAVGHVAQSSYLEPVKRVIAEHRKAYELLG; encoded by the coding sequence GTGAATAGTTCTGCACAGACCGAGATCCGACGCTTGGCCGAAGGCATCCGGCATTCGCTGTCACTTGACGACGGCAAACTTGCCGGTGAAGTGCGCACCGATGCCCAGAATCTTCTCGACCGGGCCGAAGATCGACTCGGCCTGGGGGAGGACTTCACGGTCGTGGCTTTCGCGGGTTCGACTGGTTCGGGCAAATCTTCGCTGTTCAACGCGGTTGCCGGTCTCGACATCGCCCGCGTCGGGGTGCGGAGACCGACGACCTCACGCCCGACGGCGTGTGTCTGGGGCGATGGGGGAAACGACGTTCTCGATTGGCTGCATGTTCCCGAACGCAGCCGCACCTGGCGTGAATCGGCCCTTGACGGTGACGATCAGCGTCGCCTTCACGGACTCATCCTCCTCGACCTGCCCGACCACGATTCGACCGCGGTCGCCCATCGTGTCGAATCCGATCGCCTGGTCGGACTCGTCGACGTGGTGTTCTGGGTCGTCGACCCGCAGAAGTACGCCGACTTCTCCCTGCATTCGGATTATCTGACGAAGCTGGCTGAGAACAGCGCGAACATGGTCGTGGTCCTCAACCAGATCGACAAGCTCAGCGTCGAAGAGCAGAAGGCGGCGTCTGATCATCTGGCGCAGCTGCTTCAGGAGGACGGTCTGCGAGAGACGAACGTGCGCATCTCGTCCGCCGTGACCCGGGAGGGCATCCCTGAGCTGCGCAGCATCCTCGCCGACACCGTCGACTCGAACGATGCCGCAGCCGAACGTCTGTTGGCGGACATGCAGTCCATGGCCAAGCGGATCCGGAAGGAGCTCGGCGAACCGGTGGCCCCACCCGACGAGCTGCCGGGCGCGTCCCGCCTCGTCGAGACGATGTCTGATGCTGCTGGTGTCGAAGCCGTTGCGCAGACCGTGCACGACGACTACATTCGCCGCGCTTATCGCAAGACCGGCTATCCGGTTCTGGCGTGGATGCAGCGCAATGCTCCGGACCCGCTCGGGGCCAAACACGGGCAGGATCGTGACGAACTCGTTCGCGCTTCGGTTCCGGCGACCACCAAAGCGCAGAGTGCTCATGTGCGTCTGATGGCCCACGAGCTGATCACCGAGTCGGTGTCGACGATGCCGCGTGCGTGGCAGAACGACGCTGCAGCAGCTGAGAAGAGAAGCACCGACGAACTCTCCGACAATCTCGACTCGGCCGTCACGGCTGTGGAGATCACCCGCCGGACTCCTGGCTGGTGGTCGCTTGCGAATACTCTGCAGATCGTCTTCTTCATCGCCACGATCATCGGAATCATCGGCGTGGTCGCCTCTGCGCTCGTCGCGGCGATCGGATCGGGAACGTTGCCGACATGGTGTTGGGTGGTGAGCATCGGCCTGCTCGTCCTCGGTGTGATCGGCTCCGTGATCACCTCCCTGATGGCCAAGTCGGCGCGGAACAGAGGGGCACGGGAGGCCGCCGACGAGGTTGACGGCAGACTGCGGGACGCAGTCGGTCACGTCGCCCAGAGCTCCTACCTCGAACCTGTGAAGCGAGTGATCGCCGAGCATCGGAAGGCATACGAACTGCTCGGGTGA
- a CDS encoding DUF6993 domain-containing protein — protein sequence MRLVPVLSAAALTLALSGCSLLGFGSDDSQPEPKKTQATPVAEVDKVLKALKPITGDKESVPSSKKFFTTMLDAGYDKDQLEATLDASPLGNEVPSKMFGVKTDKGCVIGEIRSGKATAELVQPTESTGSCLFGEVDRPKGVKAPKGEKRDDDGDSNGKGHLPGEDINGADGPTESPQPTEDSTGSDSGSGTSGSEGSSNAEGTSGDGGTSSSSSEGTSGSSEGGDSSGEAPSLGGG from the coding sequence ATGCGTCTCGTTCCTGTGCTGAGTGCCGCAGCACTGACTCTGGCATTGTCGGGCTGTTCTCTTCTGGGGTTCGGCAGCGATGATTCCCAACCCGAACCGAAGAAGACGCAGGCCACTCCAGTGGCAGAGGTCGACAAGGTGCTCAAGGCGCTCAAACCGATCACCGGTGACAAAGAGTCTGTGCCCTCGTCGAAGAAGTTCTTCACCACGATGCTCGACGCCGGCTACGACAAAGACCAGCTCGAGGCCACCCTCGACGCCTCACCGCTCGGCAACGAGGTGCCGTCGAAGATGTTCGGCGTCAAGACCGACAAAGGCTGTGTCATCGGAGAGATCCGATCGGGTAAGGCCACGGCCGAGCTCGTGCAGCCGACGGAGTCGACGGGCTCATGCCTGTTCGGCGAGGTCGACCGGCCGAAGGGCGTCAAGGCTCCCAAGGGTGAGAAGCGCGACGACGACGGCGACTCCAACGGCAAGGGCCACCTGCCGGGCGAGGACATCAACGGCGCCGACGGACCGACCGAGAGTCCGCAGCCGACCGAGGACTCGACCGGTTCCGACAGCGGATCAGGCACCTCGGGCAGCGAAGGATCCTCGAACGCGGAAGGCACATCCGGAGACGGCGGAACCTCATCGAGCTCATCCGAAGGAACCTCGG
- a CDS encoding cell division protein, producing MTPAEEFRTAMRGYEKSEVDSRLQQLRTEVESVRKALADARSQVINADRAKLQIAGELSEAKAQLKKAANDNAEASGPPGSRIDHLLKIAESQARETLAQANSDAETIRNKARAEAASARARMHTESNDTLSNARSEADAITSSAELRAEETIKAAEKRAAELTASTERETKQAKEDNEAAAKESRESLDLELSELRATAEKDAADLRAEAKTEAEELVATAQAQADELLAAAKARDEASKKAGNDFDVELAAKRKEAESERKKRYEQAQAENKKLVEEAQARAGKADADAKEAAERAEKTRTDAVKKADEIIADGKSRAQTLIAEARATAEATIEESAAEAKRNVASAQSQVDLLTKQRKTITAQLDQLRSLFAMPGVMGGDAVDPAKAESASHATEQIADGQELEDLLAEDDTVETSTDKNAADSADSTSAASKPATATGSAGTGEKKSGTKGSAAESGSKIEGTDSSASNVKPNESSSSAQSGQPKQSGQSGQPKQSGQSGQSAPSGQSGQDNASEPTQGKNEKLPNGATDEDTISIDAQVSGTDKNNANKNKTARSRNSLR from the coding sequence GTGACGCCAGCCGAAGAATTCCGCACAGCGATGCGCGGCTACGAGAAGAGTGAAGTCGATTCGCGTCTGCAGCAGCTGCGCACCGAAGTCGAATCGGTCCGCAAGGCGCTTGCCGATGCACGCAGCCAGGTCATCAATGCGGATCGCGCGAAACTCCAGATCGCCGGAGAGCTCTCGGAGGCCAAGGCTCAGCTGAAGAAAGCGGCCAACGACAACGCCGAGGCATCGGGCCCTCCCGGAAGCCGCATCGACCACCTGCTCAAGATCGCCGAATCCCAGGCTCGCGAGACCCTGGCTCAGGCCAATTCCGATGCTGAGACGATTCGGAACAAGGCTCGCGCCGAGGCAGCTTCTGCACGCGCTCGGATGCACACCGAGAGCAACGACACCCTGTCCAATGCACGATCGGAAGCCGATGCGATCACCTCCTCGGCCGAGCTGCGGGCCGAAGAGACGATCAAGGCTGCTGAGAAGCGAGCCGCTGAGCTCACGGCCAGCACCGAACGTGAGACCAAACAGGCGAAGGAAGACAACGAGGCGGCAGCCAAGGAGTCACGCGAAAGCCTCGATCTCGAGCTCTCGGAACTGCGTGCGACAGCAGAGAAGGACGCCGCCGATCTGCGGGCCGAGGCCAAGACCGAAGCCGAAGAGCTGGTCGCGACCGCGCAGGCGCAGGCCGACGAGCTGCTTGCAGCGGCGAAGGCTCGCGACGAAGCGTCGAAGAAGGCCGGCAATGATTTCGATGTCGAGCTCGCTGCCAAACGCAAAGAGGCAGAGTCCGAGCGCAAGAAGCGCTATGAGCAGGCGCAGGCCGAGAACAAGAAGCTCGTCGAAGAAGCTCAGGCCCGTGCCGGCAAGGCCGATGCCGACGCCAAGGAGGCGGCAGAACGCGCCGAGAAGACACGCACCGATGCTGTGAAGAAGGCCGACGAGATCATCGCCGATGGCAAGTCCCGTGCGCAGACGCTCATCGCCGAAGCCCGTGCCACGGCCGAAGCGACCATCGAGGAATCGGCGGCCGAGGCCAAGCGCAATGTCGCTTCAGCGCAGTCCCAGGTCGACCTGCTGACCAAGCAGCGCAAGACGATCACCGCCCAGCTCGATCAGCTGCGGTCGCTCTTCGCTATGCCCGGTGTGATGGGCGGCGACGCTGTGGATCCTGCGAAGGCCGAATCCGCCTCGCACGCCACCGAGCAGATCGCCGACGGCCAGGAGCTCGAAGACCTGCTGGCCGAGGACGACACGGTGGAGACATCGACAGACAAGAATGCTGCAGACTCTGCCGACAGCACCTCCGCAGCCTCGAAACCGGCGACGGCCACCGGCTCCGCAGGCACTGGTGAGAAGAAGTCCGGGACGAAGGGCTCCGCAGCGGAGTCCGGGTCCAAGATAGAGGGGACGGACTCGTCCGCCTCGAACGTCAAGCCGAACGAAAGTTCCTCGTCCGCCCAGTCGGGACAGCCGAAGCAGTCGGGCCAGTCCGGTCAGCCGAAGCAGTCGGGCCAGTCCGGACAGTCGGCCCCGTCCGGTCAGTCCGGTCAGGACAACGCCTCCGAACCGACACAGGGGAAGAACGAGAAGCTGCCGAACGGAGCCACCGACGAGGACACCATCTCCATCGATGCTCAGGTCTCGGGTACCGACAAGAACAACGCGAACAAGAACAAGACGGCTCGTTCACGCAATTCTCTGCGCTGA
- a CDS encoding thiamine-binding protein: protein MLAAFSVAPSGGEQPDASVHDAVAAAVDIVRRSGLPHRTDSMFTTIEGEWDEVFGVIKEATEAVGQFGTRVSLVIKADIRPGYTGEIDGKLERLEAAIEERAEN from the coding sequence ATGCTCGCAGCATTCTCAGTAGCTCCCAGCGGGGGAGAACAGCCGGATGCCTCGGTCCACGATGCCGTGGCCGCGGCGGTCGACATCGTCCGGCGCTCAGGCCTGCCGCATCGAACCGATTCGATGTTCACGACCATCGAGGGCGAATGGGATGAGGTCTTCGGCGTCATCAAGGAAGCCACTGAGGCTGTCGGCCAGTTCGGCACCCGGGTCTCCCTGGTGATCAAGGCCGATATCCGACCGGGGTACACCGGCGAGATCGACGGAAAACTCGAGCGTCTGGAAGCAGCCATCGAAGAGCGCGCAGAGAACTGA
- a CDS encoding single-stranded DNA-binding protein, translating into MSAIPITVTGTIATDPTARTLPSGRACASFRLAVNHWRVDRATGEFLDDGTSWFGVDSYGDLASNSSMSLRKGTAVIVSGSLRNREWETDERSGIAPTVVADHIGPDLRYGTAHYRRAKGQDRAENPTKKAATDTEGTEAGGWGALGSAVSDTDETGSTTPSAEAGGYRGADESHTTVASSDTNSMTGDEGADTNGTTGDEGADTAGEFADDTRGSGADDAAIAAKTAAAAAPF; encoded by the coding sequence ATGTCCGCCATTCCGATCACCGTCACGGGCACCATCGCCACAGACCCCACTGCCCGCACCCTGCCGTCCGGACGAGCCTGCGCGTCCTTCCGCCTGGCCGTCAACCACTGGAGAGTGGACAGAGCGACAGGAGAATTCCTCGACGACGGCACCTCCTGGTTCGGGGTCGACTCCTACGGTGACCTCGCCAGCAACTCCTCGATGTCACTGCGCAAAGGCACCGCAGTCATCGTCTCCGGAAGTCTGAGAAACCGGGAATGGGAGACCGACGAACGCAGTGGCATCGCGCCGACCGTGGTCGCCGATCACATCGGTCCCGACCTGCGCTATGGGACAGCGCACTACCGGAGGGCCAAGGGGCAGGACCGTGCGGAGAATCCGACGAAGAAGGCGGCAACGGACACCGAGGGGACCGAAGCCGGAGGCTGGGGCGCGCTCGGCAGTGCTGTGTCCGATACCGATGAGACCGGTTCGACCACACCGAGTGCCGAGGCGGGCGGGTACCGCGGTGCCGACGAATCCCACACCACCGTTGCCTCATCCGACACGAACAGCATGACCGGTGACGAAGGCGCCGACACGAACGGGACAACCGGTGACGAAGGCGCCGACACTGCCGGCGAATTCGCGGATGATACGCGTGGATCCGGCGCAGACGATGCTGCGATCGCAGCGAAGACCGCAGCCGCGGCCGCTCCGTTCTGA
- a CDS encoding dynamin family protein, translating into MTESKSAVTPPVGQALNDIVKRVSETRFPLRTDDFADARGAHSALTAELGDYLLPRINSSRTPFLIAVGGSTGAGKSTLVNSLVGRTVSPAGVRRPTTGNPVVIFNPADARFFESEHYLPDLPRSADPESTVPGVVMIADENITAGTAILDCPDIDSISESNRALSRRTLLSADLWLFVTTANRYADAAPWNLLKTAANRSTSVAIVLDRVPPEANREVRHHLSSLLSDAGLANSPIFSVAELELEDGLLPHSAIYPIRSWVAQVGAEGTSLERIRTRTLSGAVAALPARVRDLADYAQSQEQAHAALATSLEQSFRAADARLGEVFSDGRVLHGEVNARWQDFVGTGQLFRGLEPTMARMRDRISAAVTGKHDAATPLHIAILRSAAVSLREQAIAVVDDVNAEWRNTAAGAALIDDQAELRHVADGLEDAVKSAVSAWSDDVNALVRDIGQGKKSKARILSFGVAGVCAVVEYATFWDSEQSAGPEQNSRHGAGVAVNLAETIFGETEAAGIIASVRQRFLDAATGIVRGCRTPFDNALRLSAVPARQAGALRSSGERLEVAL; encoded by the coding sequence ATGACAGAGAGCAAGAGTGCCGTGACGCCGCCCGTCGGCCAAGCGCTGAACGATATCGTCAAACGCGTCTCCGAGACGCGCTTCCCATTGCGGACCGATGACTTCGCAGACGCTCGTGGCGCGCACTCGGCGCTCACCGCAGAACTGGGCGACTACCTGCTGCCTCGGATCAACAGCTCCCGGACGCCCTTCCTCATCGCGGTCGGCGGATCGACCGGTGCAGGGAAGTCCACTCTCGTGAACTCGCTCGTGGGCCGGACCGTCAGCCCTGCGGGAGTGCGTCGTCCGACGACGGGAAATCCGGTCGTCATCTTCAACCCCGCCGACGCGAGGTTCTTCGAGTCCGAGCACTATCTGCCGGATCTGCCACGCAGCGCAGACCCTGAGTCAACTGTGCCCGGAGTCGTCATGATCGCTGATGAGAACATCACAGCCGGCACGGCGATTCTCGACTGCCCGGATATCGACTCCATTTCTGAATCGAACCGCGCCCTGTCCCGGCGGACCCTGCTCAGCGCGGATCTGTGGCTGTTTGTGACCACGGCCAACCGCTACGCCGATGCCGCGCCATGGAATCTGCTGAAGACGGCCGCGAACCGCAGCACCTCCGTCGCCATCGTGCTCGACCGGGTGCCGCCCGAGGCCAATCGCGAAGTCCGGCACCATCTGTCCAGCCTGCTCTCGGATGCCGGGCTGGCCAACTCGCCTATCTTCTCCGTGGCCGAGCTCGAACTCGAGGACGGCCTGCTGCCGCATTCGGCGATCTATCCGATCCGGTCCTGGGTCGCCCAGGTCGGTGCGGAAGGCACGTCTCTGGAGCGCATCCGTACGCGAACTCTCTCCGGCGCGGTCGCTGCGCTGCCCGCCCGTGTGCGCGATCTCGCCGACTACGCGCAGTCGCAGGAGCAAGCCCATGCCGCACTGGCGACTTCTCTCGAGCAGAGCTTCCGTGCCGCTGACGCACGGTTGGGTGAAGTGTTCTCGGACGGCCGCGTGCTCCACGGCGAGGTGAATGCCCGGTGGCAGGACTTCGTGGGCACCGGGCAGCTGTTCCGCGGTCTCGAACCGACGATGGCGCGGATGCGCGACCGCATCTCCGCGGCAGTGACCGGAAAACACGATGCAGCGACCCCGCTGCACATCGCGATCCTGCGCAGCGCCGCAGTGTCGCTGCGCGAACAGGCGATCGCGGTGGTCGACGATGTCAACGCCGAGTGGCGCAACACCGCGGCAGGCGCCGCTCTCATCGATGACCAGGCCGAGCTGCGACACGTCGCCGATGGGCTCGAAGACGCCGTGAAGTCCGCCGTCAGCGCTTGGTCGGATGACGTGAACGCCCTGGTGCGCGACATCGGGCAGGGGAAGAAGTCGAAGGCCCGGATCCTCTCATTCGGAGTCGCGGGGGTCTGTGCGGTCGTCGAATATGCGACGTTCTGGGATTCGGAGCAGTCTGCCGGCCCGGAGCAGAATTCCCGTCACGGTGCAGGCGTCGCCGTCAACCTGGCCGAGACGATCTTCGGTGAAACCGAAGCAGCAGGGATCATCGCTTCCGTCCGCCAACGATTCCTCGATGCTGCGACGGGAATCGTGAGAGGCTGCCGGACGCCGTTCGACAACGCTCTGAGACTATCCGCGGTACCGGCGCGGCAAGCGGGTGCTCTGCGCTCGTCCGGTGAACGACTTGAGGTGGCATTGTGA
- a CDS encoding acetyl-CoA C-acetyltransferase, whose protein sequence is MADAVIVAGARTPFGRLQGELSKLSAVDLGAKAIAGALERAGIEGSAVDYVIMGQVLQAGNSQGPARQAAAQAGIPMSVPGVTVNKLCLSGINTITQAAQLVRAGEYDVVVAGGQESMSQAPHMLMKSRSGYKYGDVVVKDHMDYDGLWDAFTDQAMGGLTEDANAGDREFSRTEQDEFSARSHQRAAQAQQSGAFDNEIVPVTISSRKGDVTVSADEGVRTDTTAESLSKLRPSFRKDGTITAGNASQISDGACAVVVMSREKAEELGAPILAEIRSHAWTAGPDSTLQHQPSQAIKAAAEREGVAPDSFDLYEINEAFAAVGLASSKDLGVDIDKVNVNGGAVALGHPIGASGARIVLTLALELQRRGGGSGIAALCGGGGQGDSLIINVPAQD, encoded by the coding sequence ATGGCTGATGCAGTGATCGTCGCCGGAGCCCGCACCCCGTTCGGGCGACTGCAGGGAGAGTTGTCGAAGCTCAGCGCCGTCGACCTCGGCGCGAAGGCCATCGCCGGAGCGCTCGAACGTGCCGGGATCGAAGGCAGCGCTGTCGACTACGTCATCATGGGCCAGGTGCTGCAGGCCGGCAACAGTCAGGGTCCTGCCCGTCAGGCGGCCGCCCAGGCCGGGATCCCGATGTCGGTTCCCGGCGTGACCGTGAACAAGCTGTGCCTGTCGGGAATCAATACGATCACTCAGGCTGCGCAGCTCGTGCGTGCCGGTGAATACGATGTCGTCGTGGCCGGAGGCCAGGAATCGATGAGCCAGGCCCCGCACATGCTCATGAAGTCGCGGTCCGGTTACAAATACGGCGATGTCGTCGTCAAGGACCATATGGACTACGACGGACTCTGGGATGCCTTCACCGACCAGGCGATGGGCGGACTCACCGAGGACGCGAACGCCGGGGACCGTGAGTTCTCGCGCACCGAGCAGGACGAGTTCTCTGCGCGGTCTCACCAGCGGGCGGCGCAGGCACAGCAGTCCGGCGCATTCGACAATGAGATCGTGCCGGTGACCATCAGCTCGCGCAAGGGAGATGTCACGGTCTCGGCAGACGAGGGAGTGCGCACCGATACGACTGCTGAGTCTCTGTCCAAGCTGCGTCCGTCGTTCCGCAAGGACGGAACCATTACGGCCGGCAACGCCTCGCAGATCTCCGATGGCGCCTGCGCCGTCGTCGTGATGTCGCGTGAGAAGGCCGAAGAGCTCGGCGCCCCGATCCTCGCTGAGATCCGCTCCCATGCGTGGACCGCGGGTCCGGATTCGACCCTGCAGCACCAGCCGTCGCAGGCGATCAAGGCTGCCGCCGAACGCGAAGGCGTGGCGCCTGACTCCTTCGACCTCTACGAGATCAACGAAGCCTTCGCCGCTGTCGGCCTGGCCAGCTCGAAGGACCTCGGCGTCGACATCGACAAGGTCAATGTCAACGGAGGTGCCGTTGCACTCGGACATCCGATCGGTGCCTCCGGAGCCCGGATCGTCCTGACCTTGGCTCTCGAACTCCAGCGCCGAGGCGGCGGGTCGGGCATCGCCGCACTGTGCGGCGGCGGGGGCCAGGGCGATTCGCTCATCATCAACGTGCCGGCTCAGGACTGA